One genomic region from Bacteroidota bacterium encodes:
- a CDS encoding transpeptidase family protein, producing the protein MWRVILVYVCICLFGVSIITKVALIQFKEGDVWRAKAKTLTTQEFVVNASRGNIYDVNQNLLATSLPYYEIGIDVNTEFLRNLPAAEFNKHSDSLALELSGLLKQRSRREYYRDLKTARTSGDRYVQLAKEVSYKQLQLIKKFPLFRLGKNKGGFVVLQTSRRERPFQILASRTIGYEREDVKPIGLEGAFNQFLKGTSGKRLMQKIAGGVWMPLNDENEVEPEDGSDVISTIDINIQDVAEHSLLKQLAKNNADHGCAILMEVKTGAIKAIANLARRDSGEYVENYNYAIGSATDPGSTFKLASLMAAMEDGYIDLDDTVDVGNGTCKFFDVPVRDSHRPEKSKMTVEEVFEQSSNVGVAKIIYRYYAKDPQKFVDRLCKFNLNSPLGLAIPGEARPRVKTTKDKDWSGVTLPQMAYGYELLFTPMQILSFYNAVANNGVMVRPQFVEEIRKKGKLIKQFESETIGVPPICSKKTIEMARKMMEGVVLNGTGKTLKNSTFQIAGKTGTAQILVNGSYKDRDKKATYQASFVGYFPADNPKYSCIVVVSAPSTGEYYGAQVAGPVFKDIADKVYSTSLEIHKEINAVQPEFALKAPASKAGSLKDIQKVLTDLNVKTDAGPVDARWASIQMNDSTALTLSLSKVELDLKKNIVPNMIGMVAQDALFILENNGFHVKLRGSGVITKQSLEAGTRFTKGTTIELELT; encoded by the coding sequence ATGTGGCGTGTAATACTAGTATATGTATGCATATGCCTCTTCGGTGTCTCCATAATTACCAAGGTTGCTCTCATTCAGTTCAAAGAGGGGGATGTATGGCGGGCAAAAGCCAAAACCCTTACTACCCAGGAGTTTGTTGTAAATGCTTCCCGAGGAAATATATATGATGTGAACCAGAATTTGCTGGCCACGTCATTGCCTTACTATGAGATCGGTATTGATGTAAATACCGAATTCCTCCGGAATTTACCTGCAGCCGAATTTAATAAACACTCGGATTCACTTGCGCTTGAACTATCCGGCCTGCTGAAGCAGAGATCAAGAAGAGAATATTACCGGGATCTGAAAACGGCGCGGACCTCTGGCGATCGTTATGTGCAGCTGGCAAAGGAAGTTTCTTATAAACAACTTCAGCTGATCAAAAAATTCCCATTGTTCCGTTTGGGAAAGAACAAGGGAGGCTTTGTGGTGCTTCAGACAAGCAGAAGGGAACGTCCGTTCCAGATTCTTGCCTCGCGCACTATTGGTTATGAACGCGAAGATGTAAAGCCGATTGGTTTGGAAGGCGCTTTCAATCAATTTCTGAAAGGTACAAGCGGTAAGCGCCTGATGCAAAAAATAGCGGGCGGCGTTTGGATGCCATTGAATGATGAGAATGAGGTAGAGCCTGAAGACGGCAGCGATGTGATCTCAACGATTGATATTAACATACAGGATGTGGCAGAACATTCCTTGTTGAAGCAGTTGGCAAAGAACAATGCGGATCATGGTTGCGCCATTTTGATGGAAGTGAAAACAGGTGCCATTAAAGCTATCGCCAACCTTGCACGAAGAGATTCGGGTGAATACGTTGAGAATTACAATTACGCCATTGGTTCAGCCACCGATCCCGGCTCAACATTTAAACTGGCTTCATTGATGGCCGCTATGGAAGACGGATACATTGATTTGGATGATACGGTAGATGTCGGCAACGGTACCTGTAAATTTTTTGACGTGCCAGTAAGGGACTCTCACCGTCCCGAAAAATCGAAAATGACAGTGGAAGAAGTGTTTGAACAATCATCGAATGTTGGTGTGGCGAAAATTATTTACCGCTATTATGCAAAGGATCCTCAGAAGTTTGTTGACCGTCTTTGCAAATTCAATCTTAATTCTCCATTGGGTTTAGCTATACCGGGAGAAGCCAGGCCACGTGTTAAAACAACAAAAGACAAAGATTGGTCGGGTGTCACATTGCCTCAAATGGCCTATGGGTATGAGTTATTGTTTACCCCCATGCAAATACTTTCATTCTATAATGCTGTGGCGAACAATGGTGTTATGGTTCGTCCGCAGTTTGTGGAAGAGATTAGAAAAAAGGGCAAGCTCATAAAACAATTTGAATCGGAAACAATTGGTGTTCCACCTATCTGTTCAAAGAAAACAATTGAGATGGCCAGGAAAATGATGGAAGGCGTTGTGCTGAATGGTACAGGCAAGACACTAAAGAATTCAACTTTCCAGATCGCGGGTAAAACGGGTACTGCTCAGATTCTGGTTAATGGTTCATACAAGGATCGGGATAAGAAAGCGACATACCAGGCTTCATTCGTAGGATATTTTCCAGCCGACAATCCTAAGTATTCCTGCATAGTTGTTGTCAGCGCTCCTTCAACCGGGGAATACTACGGTGCACAGGTGGCTGGTCCTGTGTTTAAAGATATCGCCGATAAAGTATACTCCACAAGCCTTGAAATACACAAAGAGATCAATGCCGTACAGCCGGAGTTTGCCCTGAAAGCGCCTGCCTCAAAAGCGGGATCGTTAAAGGATATACAAAAGGTTCTTACAGATCTGAATGTAAAGACCGACGCGGGACCTGTTGATGCCCGCTGGGCCAGCATACAGATGAACGATTCAACAGCATTGACCCTTTCATTATCAAAAGTAGAGCTTGATCTCAAAAAGAATATTGTTCCCAACATGATAGGTATGGTGGCACAGGATGCTTTGTTCATTCTCGAGAACAATGGCTTCCATGTAAAACTCAGGGGCAGCGGTGTTATCACGAAACAATCATTGGAAGCAGGAACGCGATTTACAAAAGGAACAACAATAGAACTCGAATTAACATAA